GCCAGCGCCTCGACGCCGGTCAGCAAATGCTGGCTATGGCTGAGCCCCGGCATCGAGCTTTCATGCAGAGGCAGGGAGCTGGTTTCCAGTCCGGTCAGCTGGCCGATTTGATCCATCGTCGCGCTGTAAAGCAGTTCGGCCGCTTGCCGGCCATCGCTCAGGCTGATGTCGGCGCTGTCTTCCCAGCTGTGGCGCTGCGGGCTGTGGCCGGTGTAATGGCCTACGCTTTTCACGCCGCGGGGGCCGCCGAGGCGCGGGTGAACCGCGCCTATCGGAAACACCATGATGTCGTCGTCGGCCGCCATGATCGCTGCTCCCTCGTCTCAGCCGCCTAGCTGCCGCTCCCTTGCGTGGAGGTGGTTTGAGTGCTGCTGCTGTCTTGATATTGTTTCAGGAAAGCATCGAAACCTTTTTCTACCAGGTCGTGCGTCTGCTGGATGCCGCTGGCGGTGTCGCCATTGAACACATTGAGGTTTTTCAGCACGCCGGTGGCCTCCTGGTAGCCTTGTTCGAAACCTTGCCGCACCAGGCTGACGAAGTTTTGCGCCTGCTCCGCCGTGCTCATTTCCGGGTGTTGCTGCTGATACAGGCCGAACATGCTCAGCGCGCCGCCCAGAATGCGTTTGGAGGTGGCGTCCGGCGAGGTGTCGTCATCGCTGGCGGAGGCGCTGCTGTCGCTGCCGCTGCCGTTTTGTTGCTGGATGGTGATGCTGAGCTGGGTTTCGCTGAATTGAAGGCTTTCGCTGCCTTGGGCCTGGCCGCCGCTCTGACTGTTGGCGTAGTCGGAACTGAGCACCTGGTTGATATTGATCATCGACGCCTTGAACAGCAGCGTCTGCGATTGCTTGCCGCTGCTGATCGAGACATTCAGCGATTCGACCAGCAATTGATTGAGCTGGTTGCGCGAAGTCTGGGCGCTGTAGCCTGCGTTTTGGCTTTGCGAGGCGGCGCTGGCCTGGCCGGTCTGGCCGGACGTGTTGCTGTTCAGAGATGAGATCGACATCACGGACTCCTGTCGGTGCGTCGTAGGCGCGGGCGCACTGTTCGAGGTTGAGGGAGCTGTTCCTAGTATGACTTTATTTCGGCCGCGCCACGGAAAACTTGTGGGCTGGTTCGATGTGCTAGGTAATTTTGCGATGTAAACGCAACAAGCGGCATGCCGTTTGATGGATGTCCCGTCAGGGAGGGGTATTCGTCGATGCTGTGGCGACAGAATGGGCGTGTTTGCTGCCTTATATAAGGCTATGTCCCAATTCCGTGTTGGGAGCTATGCTGAATACAGTAGCAGACCGGGAGTCGCGCCATGGATGCCCAGAGTTTTCAGCGTTTTCTTGCCCAACTGGATCAGCTCACGCTCAAACAGAGGAGCTTGCTGTCTTCTGCGCTTAAACATCCCACTCACCATGACGCCATTCAGGACGCCTTGCCTGACCTGACGGCTTGCCCACACTGCCAGGCCGAGGCCAACCAGTTGGCGTTATGGGGCTGGAGCCGAGGCCTGCGGCGTTATCGCTGCAAACAGTGCCACCGGACCTGCAATGCCTTGTCGGGCAGTCCATTAGCCAAATTGCGCAAGGCCGATCGCTGGCTGAGCTACGCCCAAGCACTGCAGGATGGCTTGACCGTGCGAGCAGCCGCTCGTGCATGCGGCATCAGCAAGAACACGGCTTTCCTATGGCGGCATCGCTTCTTGCATCGCGCATCAGACCATCTGGCGGCGCAAGCCCGAGGCATCGTCGAAGTAGATGAAACCTTCATTCTGGAATCATTCAAAGGGCAGCGGTGCCTCCCCCGCGCGCCGCGCCAGCGGGGTGGCGTCAGCCAAACACGGGGAACCGGGCCGGATCAGATTCCCATCATGGTGGTGCAGGACCGAGAGGGACATATAGCGGACTTCAAGTTGAAGAAGCTCAATGGCGCTCATGTGGAAGCGGCTTTAGCCCCGTTGGTGGATAGCGACGCCATCCTGTGTTCGGACGGCGCAGCGGTGTACTCGACCTTTGCCAGGCAGCATGGCATTACCCATCGAGTCGTGCATGCCAAGACGGGACAGCGGGTACGCGAGGGGGCGTTCCATATCCAGCATGTGAATGCCTACCATAGCCGCTTGAAGCTTTGGATGGCTCGATTCCACGGGGTTGCCACCAAATACCTTGAAAACTATCTGGGGTGGCGACGGATGCTGGAGCGCTATCAGCAAACCATGCAGCCTTGCCACTGCTTGCAGGAGGCAGTGGGTCGTCCCTTGCAACACATTATTGGGACATAGCCTTATATAATGCGAAGACGGAATCCCGGCATGGCTGGGCGTTCCGTCTTCGGTATGGCAAGCAGCCCGCGGGTGACGCTTGGCGTCATGCCCGCGGTTGCTGAAGGCGCTTAGAAAGCGAAGTGCTCGTCTTCCAGCGTCATCAGCGTCTTGGCGCCGGATTTGATGCTGGCCTTGAGCGATTCCACTTCCGGCAGCAGCTTGGCGTAATAGAAGCGCGCGGTGGCGATCTTGCCGTTGTAGAAGCCATCTTCGCCTTGGCCCAGCTTGGCGTAGGCCACTTCGGCCATCCGCGCCCACAGCCAGGCGTAGGTCAGGTGGCCGATCAGGCGCAGATAGTCGGTGGCGGCCGCGCCGGCCTCATCCTTGTTCTGCATGCTGGCCATGCCCACGCCCATGGTGATCTCGCCGATTTCCTTCATCAGCTTGGACAGCGGATTGACGAACTCGCCCAGTTGCGCGTGGCCTTCGTACTGCTGGCAGAACTTGTGGATCTGCTTGGTGAACTTGCGCAGCTTGCTGCCTTGATCCAGCAACACTTTACGGCCCAGCAGGTCGATGGCCTGGATGCCGTTGGTGCCTTCGTAGATTTGCGAGATGCGGCAATCGCGCACCAGCTGTTCCATGCCCCATTCGCGGATGAAACCGTGTCCGCCGAACACCTGCATGCCCATATTGGCGGCGGTGTAGCCGTTGTCGGTCATGAAGGCCTTGGCGACCGGCGTCAGCAGCGCCACCAGATCGGCGGCGTCTTCGCGGGCCGAGGCGTCCGGATGCTTGTCTTCGATGTCCAGCTGCAGCGCCAGCAGCGCGGCCAGCGCGCGGCCAGCTTCGGTGTAGGCCTTCTGGGTCAGCAGCATGCGGCGCACGTCAGGGTGGACAATGATGGGGTCGGCAGCCTTGTCCGGGCACTTGGGGCCGTTCAGCGCGCGCATCTGCAGACGTTCGCGGGCGTAGGCCAGCGCGCCCTGGAACGAGGCTTCGCCTATGCCCAGGCCCTGCATGCCGCAGCCGAGGCGGGCGGCGTTCATCATGGTGAACATGCAGGCCAGGCCCTTGTTGGCTTCGCCGATCAGCCAGCCCTTGGCGCCATCCAGATTGATCACCGCGGTGGCGTTGGCCTTGATGCCCATCTTGTGTTCCAGGCTGCCGCAGGAGACGGCGTTGCGGCTCTTGTCGTCCAGGAACTTGGGCACGATGAACAGCGAGATGCCCTTCACGTCCTTGGGCGCGTCCGGCAGGCGGGCCAGCACCAGGTGGATGATGTTGTCGGCCATGTCGTGTTCGCCGGCCGAGATGAAGATCTTGGTGCCGGTGATGCGGTAGCTGCCGTCTTCGTTAGGCTCCGCCTTGGTTTTCAGCAGGCCCAGATCGGTGCCGCAGTGCGGTTCGGTCAGACACATGGTGCCGGTCCAGCTGCCGTCTACCAGCTTGGGCAGATATTCCGCTTTTTGCGCTTCTGTGCCGTGCGCATGAATGGCAGAATACGCGCCGTGGGACAGGCCGGGGTACATCGACCAGGCCACGTTGGCCGAGCACTGCATTTCCATGATGGGGAAGGCCATGCTCTTGGGCATGCCTTGTCCGCCATAGGCCGGATCGCAGTCCAGGGCGGGGAAGCCCAGCTCGCAATATTGTTTGTACGCTTCCTTGAAGCCCGCCGGCGTGGTGACCGATTTGGTGGCGCTGTCGAACTGACAGCCTTCCTCGTCGCCCTGGCGGTTCAGCGGCGCCAGTTCCGATTCGCAGAACTGCGCGGCCTGTTCCAGGTAGGCGCTGAAGATGTCTTGGGTGGCTTCTTCATAACCCGGCAACGTGGGAATGATGTCCTGTACCTTGATCAGCTCGTTCAGAACGAAGTTGAAATCGCGCAACGGCGATTTGTATGCAGGCATGTGGCTTCTCCAGTTCGGTTTTTTGCGGCCTGGCGGGTTCCAGGGATGGCTTGTTGTGATGGCCCCGGCATGGGGCGATTTAATTCAAACGCTTGTTTAAATTATTCCGGCGGTTTTGACAACTGTTGGCGTAGGGGAACAGGCTTTAAGTGTGGTGTAACGGCAACGCGGGATATGAATCGGGCATGAGTTGGCTGAAAAGAAAAGTGAGGCGTTTTTCCTCGCAACGCCATCAATGGTTCGCCAGTCCATGGTTGAGCTGGCTGGCGCCATGCCTGGACAAGCCCGAGTATTGGGCTTTCAATCGCCGCAAGGTGGCGATGGGCGTGGCGGTCGGCCTTTACTCCGGCGTGATGCCGGGTTTCACCCAGAAGGCGACGGCTTTGGCGCTGGCCTTGTTGTTGCGGGTCAATCTGCCGACTGCGATGGTGGTGTCCTTGTACAGCAATCCTTTGACGGTGCTGCCGCTGTACTACTTGGCGTATTGCCTGGGCGGGTGGCTGTTGGGGGTGAGTGGCGCGGGCGTGGTGACGGCGCCGCCCAGCCTGTTTTCGCTCGGTTTGAGCGCTTGGCTGCAGGCGACTTTGCAATGGCTGATCCAGCTGGGATGGCCCTTGCTGGTGGGCATGCCGGCGCTGGGGCTGGCGCTGGGCGTCGCCGGCTATGTGTTTACCCGCGTGCTGTGGCGTTGGTCGGTTTTAAGCGCCTGGAACAATCGAAAGGAAAAGTGTGGATCTGTTTGAAAAGCAATTGTCGACCGAGGTGGTGCATCAGGGCGGTTTTCTGAAGGTGCATCGGGATAAAGTGGCCTTGCCGGACGGCAAGGAGGCGGAGAGGGAGTACATCCTCCATCCCGGCGCGGTTGCCGTATTGGCTTTGACTGACGATGAGCAGCTGATTGTGGAGCGCCAGTACCGCTATCCCGCAGGCCGCGAGTTTATCGAGATCCCCGCCGGCAAGATCGATCCCAACGAGCCGCCCGAAAGCACGGCGAAGCGGGAATTGCTGGAGGAAACCGGCTATACCGCTCAAGAATGGCTTCACCTGGGAACGGCCTATCCTTGCATTGGTTATTCCAATGAAAAAATCAGCTACTATTTGGCGCGTCGTCTTACACTTAGCGAAAGACAGCTGGATGACGGCGAGTTTCTCGAAGTGCTGACATTGCCATTGCGCGAGGTGATGGACATGTCGCTGGACGGCCGGATTTGCGACAGCAAGTCGATTGTCGGCCTGCATTGGCTGGCGGCTTACCTGGGCGGGAGGATGAGGGGTGTCCCGATTTGACGCGTATTATGATCGCCGGCGCGGCCGGCGGGTTTCCATGGGCTGCAAGGCCCGCATCAAGTCGCTGCTGACCGGCGAAACCTTTTATGGCGAATGCGTCGACCTGTCTGTTGACGGGATGGCGCTGCGCTCGGCTTTTGTGCCGCAGTTCGGCGAGAAGTTGAATGTCATCGTGCTGGTGCCGTCGGTGGGCGGCGTGGCCGGCAAACCGTTCGAAGCGGAAGTGGAAGTTAGGCGTTGCAATGAGGTGCAGCGTGGTCTTATATATGAAGTCGGCGTGCGCATTTTGCTGCGCAAGAGTTGACAGGTCTCCTCCCAATTCCAGCCTTTTATTCCCGAGTTTGATTGAAATCGGGACGTTAATAAAATTCATCATTTGTTACAAAAAATCCATATCTGGATTTTTTCATCCAATTCAATAGCTTTGCCGCTTTTCATTGGCTTGCCGGCTTAATTTGCCCAATTGCGGAGCAGCGAGCAGGCCATTTATGCTATACCCACAATAAGAACCGGAGACAATGTCAGCACTCTAATTCATAAGGGGAACGGCGCGCGTTCAAAGCCCAGCGCTTGTGCCCCTGCTACCAGCCAGGAGAGAGTCATGCACCCGGATATCTTCAGCCACTACGCAGTGCGCTACGACAAGACCCGCGAGGAAGAGTACACCATCCAGGAATACCTGGAGCTGTGCAAGAAGGACCCGGGCGCCTACGCCACCGCCGCCGAGCGCATGCTGGCGGCGATCGGCGAGCCGGAACTGGTGGATACCCGCCACGATTCGCGTTTGTCGCGCATTTTCTCCAACAAGGTCATCAAGGTCTATCCCGCCTTCCGCGACTTCTACGGCACCGAGGAAGTCATCGAGCAGGTGGTGGCCTATTTCCGCCACGCCGCGCAAGGGCTGGAGGAGAAGAAGCAGATTCTCTACCTGCTGGGGCCGGTGGGCGGCGGCAAGTCGTCCATCGCCGAAAAGCTCAAGGAGCTGATGGAGCTGGTGCCCTTCTATTGCCTGAAGGGCAGCCCGGTCAATGAGTCGCCGCTGTCGCTGTTCAGCTACGACGAGGATGGCCCGATTCTGGAAGAGCAATACAACATTCCGCGCCGCTACCTGAAAGGCATCCCCAGCCCCTGGGCGGTGAAGCGCCTGCACGAATTCAATGGCGACATCGGCCAGTTCCGCGTGGTCAAGCGCTACCCGTCGGTGCTGAAGCAGATCGCAGTGGCCAAGACCGAGCCGGGCGACGAGAATAACCAGGACATCAGCTCGCTGGTGGGCAAGGTCGATATCCGCAAGCTGGAAAAGTACGCCCAGGACGATCCGGACGCTTACAGCTACTCCGGCGGCTTGTGCCTGGCGAACCAGGGTTTGCTGGAATTCGTCGAAATGTTCAAGGCGCCGATCAAGGTGCTGCACCCGCTGCTGACCGCCACCCAGGAAGGCAATTTCAAGGGCACGGAAGGCTTCGGCGCCATCCCCTTCGAAGGCATCATCCTGGCGCACTCGAACGAGAGCGAATGGAAGCAGTTCCGCAACAACAAGAACAACGAGGCCTTCCTCGACCGGATCTACATCGTCAAGGTGCCGTATTGCCTGCGCGTCAACGAGGAAATCAAGATCTACGACAAGTTGATCCGCAACTCCTCCTTGGGCAAGGCGCCTTGCGCCCCCGGCACGCTGAAGATGATGGGCCAGTTCGCGGTGCTGTCGCGGCTGAAAGAGCCGGAAAACTCCAGCTTGTACAGCAAGATGCAGGTGTATGACGGCGAGAACCTGAAGGACACCGATCCCAAGGCCAAGTCGCTGCAGGAATACCGCGACTACGCCGGCGTGGATGAGGGGATGGCGGGTTTGTCCACCCGCTTCGCCTACAAGATCCTGTCCAAGGTATTCAACTTCGACCATAGCGAAGTGGCCGCCAATCCGGTGCATTTGCTGTATGTGATCGAACAGCAGGTCGAGCGTGAACAATTCCCGGCGGAAACGGAACAGAAATACCTGACTTTCCTGAAGGAATATCTGGCGCCGAAATATGTGGAATTCATCGGCAAGGAAATTCAGACCGCTTATCTGGAAAGTTATTCCGAATACGGCCAGAACATATTCGACCGTTATGTCACCTTCGCCGATTACTGGATCCAGGATCAGGAATATCGCGACCAGGATACCGGCGAGATTTTCGACCGCACGTCTTTGAATGCCGAATTGGAGAAAATCGAAAAGCCGGCTGGGATTTCCAATCCCAAGGATTTCCGCAACGAGATCGTCAATTTCGTATTGCGGGCCCGCGCCAACAACGGCGGCAAGAATCCGACTTGGACCAGCTACGAGAAGCTGCGCACGGTGATAGAGAAGAAGATGTTCTCCAACACCGAGGAATTGCTGCCGGTGATCTCGTTCAATGCCAAGGCCAGCGCCGAGGACGCCAAGAAGCACGAGGATTTCGTCAACCGCATGGTGGAAAAGGGCTATACCGCCAAGCAGGTCCGTTTGCTGTGCGAATGGTATCTGCGCGTGCGCAAGTCCTCGTAATCCATCCGCGCCGCTCTGCTTGTCGTTAAGCGGAGCGGCTGGAGGGGCAGGGCCATGCAGGCGCTGCGGCCAGGAGACACAACAGCGCGCAAGCTCGGGCAGCGACGGCGCCATCGCGTCGCGTCTGCCTGCGGCTGTGCGCAAGAGAGGTGGCGATGTCCCATATCATAGACAGACGCCTCAACGGCAAGAACAAGTCGGCGGTCAATCGCGAGCGCTTTCTTCGCCGTTTCAAGGCGCAAATCAAGGAAGCCGTCTCCAAGGCGATCAAGGGGCGGAGCATTACCGATATCGAAAGCGGGGAAAAGGTCTCCATTCCGGTAAAGGACATTTCCGAACCGAATTTCCATCATGGCAAGGGCGGGGTGTGGGAGAACGTGCATCCCGGCAATGAAGAGTTCATCAAAGGCGACCGCATTCCCCGTCCGCAGGGCGGCGCGGGCGGAGGAGGCAGCAAGGCCAGTCAGGACGGCGAGGGCGAAGACGATTTCGTGTTCCAGCTGTCGCGCGAAGAATTCATGAATGTCTTCTTCGATGATTTGGCGCTGCCCAATCTGATCAAAACCCAGTTGATGGGCATTGAAGAGTTGAAAACGGTGCGCGCCGGCTACACCAATGACGGCACGCCGGCCAATATCAACATCGTCCGCTCGCTGCGCGGCGCCTTGGCGCGCCGGGTGGCGATGGCGGCGCCGACCTTGTCCAAGCTGGACGACGCGGAAGAAGAGCTGGATACGCTGATAGAATCCGACGACGACAGCGGGCTGGAGGTCCGCGAAAAGCGCCAGAAAATCCATCAGTTGCGCGAGCGGCTGGCGAATATCCCTTTCATCGACCCATTCGATCTCCGTTATAACAACCGGGTCAAGCAGCCCAAACCGACCAGCCAGGCGGTGATGTTCTGCATCATGGACGTGTCCGGCTCGATGGACGAGCAAAAAAAGGACATGGCCAAGCGCTTCTTCATCCTCTTGTACATGTTCCTGCAGCGCAATTACGAGAAGATCGAAGTGGTGTTCATCCGCCACCATACCAGCGCCATCGAGGTGAACGAGCAGGACTTTTTCCATTCGCGAGAAAGCGGCGGCACCGTGGTGTCGTCGGCGCTTAATCTGATGAGCGACGTCATCCGCAAGCGTTACGCCAGCAGCGAATGGAACATCTATGCCGCGCAGGCCTCGGACGGCGACAACTGGGATAGCGACTCGGCCAATTGCGGCCGCATCCTGGAGGAAAATCTGCTGCCTTACTGCCAGTACTTCGCCTACATCGAAATTACAGAAGGTGAACCGCAGAACCTGTGGTACGAGTACCTGAAAGTCAAGGCGCACAGCCCGCAGTTCGCCATGCAGAAAATACGTTCGGCCTCGGACATCTATCCGGTGTTCCGCGAGCTGTTCAAGCGCCAGCCGGCAGGAAGCAGGGCCGGAGCATGAAGAAAGCGCGAGAAGGGGGACGCATGAAACCGATTTCAACCGGGTCTGAATGGACTTTTGAGCTGGTCGGCGATTATGACCGGGCCATCCGCGAGATCGCGGTCGATGAATTCAAGCTGGATGTCTACCCCAATCAGCTGGAGATCATCACCGCGGAACAGATGATGGATGCCTATGCCTCGGTCGGCATGCCGGTCAATTATCATCACTGGAGTTACGGCAAGCATTTCGTTTCCACCGAGAAAAGCTATAAGCGCGGCCAGATGGGA
The Chromobacterium sp. IIBBL 290-4 DNA segment above includes these coding regions:
- a CDS encoding NUDIX domain-containing protein; the encoded protein is MDLFEKQLSTEVVHQGGFLKVHRDKVALPDGKEAEREYILHPGAVAVLALTDDEQLIVERQYRYPAGREFIEIPAGKIDPNEPPESTAKRELLEETGYTAQEWLHLGTAYPCIGYSNEKISYYLARRLTLSERQLDDGEFLEVLTLPLREVMDMSLDGRICDSKSIVGLHWLAAYLGGRMRGVPI
- a CDS encoding DUF5610 domain-containing protein, with the translated sequence MSISSLNSNTSGQTGQASAASQSQNAGYSAQTSRNQLNQLLVESLNVSISSGKQSQTLLFKASMININQVLSSDYANSQSGGQAQGSESLQFSETQLSITIQQQNGSGSDSSASASDDDTSPDATSKRILGGALSMFGLYQQQHPEMSTAEQAQNFVSLVRQGFEQGYQEATGVLKNLNVFNGDTASGIQQTHDLVEKGFDAFLKQYQDSSSTQTTSTQGSGS
- a CDS encoding PrkA family serine protein kinase, which translates into the protein MHPDIFSHYAVRYDKTREEEYTIQEYLELCKKDPGAYATAAERMLAAIGEPELVDTRHDSRLSRIFSNKVIKVYPAFRDFYGTEEVIEQVVAYFRHAAQGLEEKKQILYLLGPVGGGKSSIAEKLKELMELVPFYCLKGSPVNESPLSLFSYDEDGPILEEQYNIPRRYLKGIPSPWAVKRLHEFNGDIGQFRVVKRYPSVLKQIAVAKTEPGDENNQDISSLVGKVDIRKLEKYAQDDPDAYSYSGGLCLANQGLLEFVEMFKAPIKVLHPLLTATQEGNFKGTEGFGAIPFEGIILAHSNESEWKQFRNNKNNEAFLDRIYIVKVPYCLRVNEEIKIYDKLIRNSSLGKAPCAPGTLKMMGQFAVLSRLKEPENSSLYSKMQVYDGENLKDTDPKAKSLQEYRDYAGVDEGMAGLSTRFAYKILSKVFNFDHSEVAANPVHLLYVIEQQVEREQFPAETEQKYLTFLKEYLAPKYVEFIGKEIQTAYLESYSEYGQNIFDRYVTFADYWIQDQEYRDQDTGEIFDRTSLNAELEKIEKPAGISNPKDFRNEIVNFVLRARANNGGKNPTWTSYEKLRTVIEKKMFSNTEELLPVISFNAKASAEDAKKHEDFVNRMVEKGYTAKQVRLLCEWYLRVRKSS
- a CDS encoding YeaH/YhbH family protein; its protein translation is MSHIIDRRLNGKNKSAVNRERFLRRFKAQIKEAVSKAIKGRSITDIESGEKVSIPVKDISEPNFHHGKGGVWENVHPGNEEFIKGDRIPRPQGGAGGGGSKASQDGEGEDDFVFQLSREEFMNVFFDDLALPNLIKTQLMGIEELKTVRAGYTNDGTPANINIVRSLRGALARRVAMAAPTLSKLDDAEEELDTLIESDDDSGLEVREKRQKIHQLRERLANIPFIDPFDLRYNNRVKQPKPTSQAVMFCIMDVSGSMDEQKKDMAKRFFILLYMFLQRNYEKIEVVFIRHHTSAIEVNEQDFFHSRESGGTVVSSALNLMSDVIRKRYASSEWNIYAAQASDGDNWDSDSANCGRILEENLLPYCQYFAYIEITEGEPQNLWYEYLKVKAHSPQFAMQKIRSASDIYPVFRELFKRQPAGSRAGA
- a CDS encoding DUF2062 domain-containing protein; protein product: MSWLKRKVRRFSSQRHQWFASPWLSWLAPCLDKPEYWAFNRRKVAMGVAVGLYSGVMPGFTQKATALALALLLRVNLPTAMVVSLYSNPLTVLPLYYLAYCLGGWLLGVSGAGVVTAPPSLFSLGLSAWLQATLQWLIQLGWPLLVGMPALGLALGVAGYVFTRVLWRWSVLSAWNNRKEKCGSV
- a CDS encoding IS1595 family transposase, producing the protein MDAQSFQRFLAQLDQLTLKQRSLLSSALKHPTHHDAIQDALPDLTACPHCQAEANQLALWGWSRGLRRYRCKQCHRTCNALSGSPLAKLRKADRWLSYAQALQDGLTVRAAARACGISKNTAFLWRHRFLHRASDHLAAQARGIVEVDETFILESFKGQRCLPRAPRQRGGVSQTRGTGPDQIPIMVVQDREGHIADFKLKKLNGAHVEAALAPLVDSDAILCSDGAAVYSTFARQHGITHRVVHAKTGQRVREGAFHIQHVNAYHSRLKLWMARFHGVATKYLENYLGWRRMLERYQQTMQPCHCLQEAVGRPLQHIIGT
- a CDS encoding acyl-CoA dehydrogenase C-terminal domain-containing protein, which produces MPAYKSPLRDFNFVLNELIKVQDIIPTLPGYEEATQDIFSAYLEQAAQFCESELAPLNRQGDEEGCQFDSATKSVTTPAGFKEAYKQYCELGFPALDCDPAYGGQGMPKSMAFPIMEMQCSANVAWSMYPGLSHGAYSAIHAHGTEAQKAEYLPKLVDGSWTGTMCLTEPHCGTDLGLLKTKAEPNEDGSYRITGTKIFISAGEHDMADNIIHLVLARLPDAPKDVKGISLFIVPKFLDDKSRNAVSCGSLEHKMGIKANATAVINLDGAKGWLIGEANKGLACMFTMMNAARLGCGMQGLGIGEASFQGALAYARERLQMRALNGPKCPDKAADPIIVHPDVRRMLLTQKAYTEAGRALAALLALQLDIEDKHPDASAREDAADLVALLTPVAKAFMTDNGYTAANMGMQVFGGHGFIREWGMEQLVRDCRISQIYEGTNGIQAIDLLGRKVLLDQGSKLRKFTKQIHKFCQQYEGHAQLGEFVNPLSKLMKEIGEITMGVGMASMQNKDEAGAAATDYLRLIGHLTYAWLWARMAEVAYAKLGQGEDGFYNGKIATARFYYAKLLPEVESLKASIKSGAKTLMTLEDEHFAF
- a CDS encoding DUF5610 domain-containing protein, which translates into the protein MAADDDIMVFPIGAVHPRLGGPRGVKSVGHYTGHSPQRHSWEDSADISLSDGRQAAELLYSATMDQIGQLTGLETSSLPLHESSMPGLSHSQHLLTGVEALAERYCHRHPELDRDSALSAFAPLARAGLERGYAETCEVLKQLNALSDAGAAQLQGLYLLCARLLTERWPQA
- a CDS encoding PilZ domain-containing protein, coding for MSRFDAYYDRRRGRRVSMGCKARIKSLLTGETFYGECVDLSVDGMALRSAFVPQFGEKLNVIVLVPSVGGVAGKPFEAEVEVRRCNEVQRGLIYEVGVRILLRKS